The Streptomyces nitrosporeus genome includes a window with the following:
- a CDS encoding alpha/beta fold hydrolase, with the protein MSSTELPGIRAAAAAAAPPAGAAGTTAGEETRSVELPGLTLGVRSRPAPDPGAPPALYVHGLGGSSQNWSALMPLLADAVDGEAVDLPGFGDSPPPDDGDYSVTGHARAVIRLLDAGGRGPVHLFGNSLGGSVATRVAAVRPDLVRTLTLVSPALPEIRVQRPAVPTGLLALPGVASLFARLTREWTAEQRTRGVMALCYGDPARVSDEAFRHAVAEMERRLELPYFWDAMARSARGIVDAYTLGGQHGLWRQAERVLAPTLLVYGGRDQLVSYRMARRASAAFRDSRLLTLPDAGHVAMMEYPEAVAQAFRELLDECGGS; encoded by the coding sequence ATGTCTTCGACCGAGCTGCCCGGGATCCGCGCCGCCGCTGCTGCCGCCGCCCCGCCGGCCGGCGCCGCCGGAACCACGGCGGGTGAGGAGACGCGCTCCGTCGAGCTGCCCGGCCTCACGCTGGGTGTCCGCTCGCGCCCCGCGCCGGACCCGGGGGCGCCCCCCGCGCTCTACGTGCACGGACTGGGCGGCTCCTCGCAGAACTGGTCGGCGCTCATGCCCCTGCTGGCCGACGCGGTCGACGGGGAGGCGGTGGACCTGCCCGGCTTCGGGGACTCCCCGCCGCCGGACGACGGCGACTACTCGGTCACCGGCCACGCCAGGGCGGTGATCCGGCTGCTCGACGCGGGCGGACGCGGGCCCGTCCACCTGTTCGGCAACTCACTGGGCGGCTCCGTTGCCACCCGGGTCGCCGCGGTCCGGCCCGATCTGGTGCGCACCCTGACGCTGGTCTCGCCCGCCCTGCCCGAGATCCGGGTGCAGCGGCCCGCCGTACCGACAGGACTCCTCGCACTCCCGGGCGTCGCTTCCCTGTTCGCCAGGCTCACCCGTGAGTGGACCGCGGAGCAGCGCACCCGCGGTGTCATGGCACTCTGTTACGGCGATCCGGCACGCGTCTCCGACGAGGCCTTCCGCCATGCGGTGGCCGAGATGGAGCGACGACTGGAGCTGCCGTACTTCTGGGACGCCATGGCGCGCTCGGCCCGGGGCATCGTCGACGCCTACACCCTGGGCGGACAGCACGGGCTGTGGCGCCAGGCCGAGCGGGTGCTGGCGCCGACCCTTCTGGTGTACGGCGGCAGGGACCAGCTCGTCTCGTACCGGATGGCGCGCAGGGCGTCCGCGGCCTTTCGGGACTCGCGGCTGCTGACACTGCCCGACGCC
- a CDS encoding TetR/AcrR family transcriptional regulator produces MTAIEQTEAARPRGTRLPRRARRNQLLGAAQEVFVAQGYHAAAMDDIAERAGVSKPVLYQHFPGKLELYLALLDQHCESLLQAVRTALASTTDNKLRVEATMDAYFAYVEDEGGAFRLVFESDLTNEPAVRERVDRVSLQCAEAISDVIAGDTGLSKDESMLLAVGLGGVSQVVARYWLSSRSAIPRDSAVQLLTSLAWRGIAGFPLHGTEQL; encoded by the coding sequence GTGACAGCCATCGAGCAGACCGAGGCAGCGCGCCCACGGGGAACCCGGCTCCCCCGCCGAGCCAGGCGCAATCAGCTGCTGGGCGCCGCGCAGGAAGTCTTCGTCGCGCAGGGTTACCACGCCGCCGCGATGGACGACATCGCCGAGCGGGCGGGCGTCAGCAAGCCGGTGCTCTACCAGCACTTCCCCGGCAAGCTGGAGCTCTATCTCGCCCTGCTCGACCAGCACTGCGAGTCACTGCTCCAGGCGGTGCGTACGGCGCTGGCCTCGACCACCGACAACAAGCTGCGCGTCGAGGCGACGATGGACGCCTATTTCGCGTACGTGGAGGACGAGGGCGGTGCCTTCCGGCTCGTCTTCGAGTCCGACCTGACCAACGAGCCCGCGGTGCGCGAGCGCGTCGACCGGGTGTCCCTGCAGTGCGCGGAGGCCATCTCCGACGTGATCGCGGGTGACACCGGGCTGTCCAAGGACGAGTCGATGCTGCTCGCGGTCGGTCTCGGCGGCGTCTCGCAGGTGGTCGCCCGCTACTGGCTCTCCAGCCGGTCGGCCATCCCCCGGGACTCGGCGGTGCAGTTGCTGACCTCGCTGGCCTGGCGGGGCATCGCGGGATTCCCGCTGCACGGCACCGAGCAGCTCTGA
- a CDS encoding DUF3107 domain-containing protein, giving the protein MEVKIGVQHTPREIVLESGLSAEEVESAVGEALTGKAPLLSLTDDKGRKVLVPADRIAYVEIGEPATRRVGFGAL; this is encoded by the coding sequence GTGGAGGTCAAGATCGGGGTGCAGCACACGCCCCGGGAGATCGTTCTGGAGAGCGGACTTTCCGCCGAAGAGGTCGAGAGTGCGGTCGGCGAGGCGCTCACCGGCAAGGCGCCGCTGCTCAGCCTCACGGACGACAAGGGCCGCAAGGTCCTGGTGCCGGCCGACCGGATCGCGTACGTGGAGATCGGCGAGCCCGCGACCCGGCGTGTGGGGTTCGGCGCGCTGTAG
- a CDS encoding ferritin-like fold-containing protein has product METPDNATEATDGAPVPTGIAARDWATASADPQYRAAVVDLLGALAYGELAAFERLAEDAKLAPTLGDKAALARMASAEFHHFEQLTDRLTAIDEEPTAAMDPFARALDDFHRQTAPSDWLEGLVKAYVGDSIASDFYREIAARLDSDTRSLVLAVLDDTGHGNFAVEKVRAAIEAEPRVGGRLALWARRLMGEALSQAQRVVADRDALSMMLVGGVADGFDLAEVGRMFSRITEAHTKRMAALGLAA; this is encoded by the coding sequence ATGGAGACGCCTGACAACGCCACGGAAGCAACCGACGGAGCACCCGTACCCACCGGGATCGCCGCCCGGGACTGGGCCACGGCCTCCGCCGACCCCCAGTACCGCGCCGCGGTGGTGGACCTGCTCGGCGCGCTCGCCTACGGGGAGCTGGCGGCCTTCGAGCGGCTCGCCGAGGACGCCAAGCTGGCGCCGACGCTCGGTGACAAGGCGGCCCTGGCCAGGATGGCGTCCGCCGAGTTCCACCACTTCGAGCAGCTCACCGACCGGCTCACCGCGATCGACGAGGAGCCGACCGCGGCCATGGACCCCTTCGCCAGGGCCCTGGACGACTTCCACCGGCAGACCGCCCCCTCGGACTGGCTGGAGGGCCTGGTCAAGGCGTACGTCGGCGACTCGATCGCCAGTGACTTCTACCGGGAGATCGCGGCCCGCCTCGACTCCGACACCCGCTCCCTGGTCCTCGCGGTGCTCGACGACACCGGGCACGGCAACTTCGCGGTCGAGAAGGTGCGCGCGGCCATCGAGGCGGAGCCCCGGGTCGGCGGAAGGCTCGCCCTGTGGGCGCGCCGGCTGATGGGGGAGGCGCTCTCCCAGGCGCAGCGGGTGGTCGCCGACCGCGACGCCCTGTCGATGATGCTGGTGGGCGGTGTGGCGGACGGTTTCGACCTCGCCGAGGTCGGCCGGATGTTCTCCAGGATCACCGAGGCGCACACCAAGCGGATGGCCGCGCTCGGTCTCGCCGCCTGA
- a CDS encoding DEAD/DEAH box helicase, with amino-acid sequence MTLPVALSGSDVIGQAKTGTGKTLGFGLPLLERVTVPADAEAGRAAPEELTEAPQALIVVPTRELCQQVTNDLLTAGKVRDVRVLAIYGGRAYEPQVEALKKGVDVVVGTPGRLLDLAGQRKLDLSHIRVLVLDEADEMLDLGFLPDVERIITMLPAKRQTMLFSATMPGAVISLARRYMSQPTHINATSPDDEGTTVKNTTQFVYRAHSMDKPEMVSRILQAESRGLAMIFCRTKRTAADIAEQLERRGFASGAVHGDLGQGAREQALRAFRNGKVDVLVCTDVAARGIDVEGVTHVINYQSPEDEKTYLHRIGRTGRAGAKGTAITLVDWDDIPRWQLINKALGLSFPDPAETYSTSAHLYEDLGIPAGTKGVLPRAERTRAGLGAEEIEDLGETGGRGRKSSAAAPAPRTERAPRTPRQRRRTRGGAEATADAAVATVPAPSPEAGADEPAQPRTPRRRRRTRVGVAEGAVEAAVAVVDAPAVAEAPAGAPAVAEAEPAAGTKPRRRRTRAAEAAVAEAPDASVAEAEPAAGTKPRKRRTPGAAPEAEPVVAAAVAPVVDFQTVAMAAAEPVTTRPRRRPRVVKPVADEVDFQIAPVSEPAGESRPRRRPRAAAKPKTEAVAPAAPVAESPVEPADAAAETKPRRRRARAAVKTEDAPVAEAVAGEDAAPAKPRRRRSRTTAAATESAEA; translated from the coding sequence ATGACGCTCCCCGTCGCGCTCTCCGGCTCCGACGTCATCGGGCAGGCCAAGACCGGCACCGGGAAGACGCTGGGCTTCGGCCTGCCGCTTCTGGAGCGTGTGACCGTCCCCGCCGACGCCGAGGCGGGCCGGGCGGCCCCCGAAGAGCTGACGGAGGCGCCGCAGGCGCTGATCGTCGTCCCCACCCGCGAGCTGTGCCAGCAGGTCACCAACGACCTGCTCACCGCCGGCAAGGTCCGTGACGTCCGCGTGCTCGCGATCTACGGCGGCCGGGCGTACGAGCCGCAGGTGGAGGCCCTCAAGAAGGGCGTCGACGTCGTCGTCGGCACGCCCGGACGGCTGCTCGACCTGGCGGGCCAGCGCAAGCTGGACCTGTCGCACATCCGCGTCCTCGTCCTCGACGAGGCCGACGAGATGCTGGACCTCGGCTTCCTGCCCGACGTCGAGCGCATCATCACCATGCTTCCGGCGAAGCGGCAGACCATGCTGTTCTCGGCGACCATGCCCGGTGCGGTCATCTCGCTGGCGCGCCGCTACATGTCGCAGCCGACGCACATCAACGCCACGTCGCCCGACGACGAGGGCACGACGGTCAAGAACACGACGCAGTTCGTCTACCGCGCGCACTCGATGGACAAGCCCGAGATGGTCTCCCGCATCCTCCAGGCGGAGAGCCGCGGGCTCGCGATGATCTTCTGCCGTACGAAGCGGACGGCCGCCGACATCGCCGAACAGCTGGAGCGGCGCGGTTTCGCGTCCGGCGCGGTCCACGGCGACCTCGGCCAGGGCGCCCGCGAGCAGGCGCTGCGCGCCTTCCGCAACGGCAAGGTGGACGTCCTCGTGTGCACCGACGTCGCCGCCCGCGGCATCGACGTCGAGGGTGTGACACATGTCATCAACTACCAGTCGCCCGAGGACGAGAAGACCTATCTGCACCGCATCGGCCGCACGGGCCGCGCGGGCGCCAAGGGCACCGCGATCACGCTGGTGGACTGGGACGACATCCCGCGCTGGCAGCTGATCAACAAGGCGCTGGGCCTGAGCTTCCCGGACCCCGCCGAGACGTACTCCACCTCTGCCCATCTCTACGAGGACCTCGGCATCCCGGCGGGCACCAAGGGTGTGCTGCCGCGGGCCGAGCGGACCCGGGCGGGTCTGGGCGCGGAGGAGATCGAGGATCTCGGTGAGACGGGAGGCCGCGGCCGCAAGTCGTCCGCCGCAGCCCCCGCACCGCGTACGGAGCGGGCGCCGCGCACGCCGCGTCAGCGCCGCCGCACCCGGGGCGGGGCCGAGGCGACGGCGGACGCCGCCGTCGCCACCGTGCCGGCGCCGTCCCCGGAGGCCGGTGCCGACGAGCCCGCCCAGCCGCGGACCCCGCGCCGCCGGCGCCGTACCCGTGTCGGCGTGGCCGAGGGTGCCGTCGAGGCCGCGGTGGCCGTCGTCGACGCGCCGGCCGTGGCCGAGGCTCCCGCCGGGGCTCCGGCCGTGGCCGAGGCGGAACCGGCCGCCGGGACCAAGCCGCGCAGGCGTCGTACACGTGCCGCGGAGGCGGCGGTGGCCGAGGCCCCGGACGCATCCGTGGCCGAGGCGGAGCCGGCCGCCGGGACCAAGCCGCGCAAGCGCCGTACACCTGGCGCCGCTCCCGAGGCCGAGCCGGTGGTGGCCGCGGCCGTCGCGCCCGTGGTCGACTTCCAGACCGTGGCGATGGCCGCGGCGGAGCCCGTGACCACCCGGCCGCGCCGCCGTCCGCGCGTCGTGAAGCCGGTCGCCGACGAGGTGGACTTCCAGATCGCCCCGGTCTCGGAGCCGGCGGGTGAGTCCCGGCCGCGTCGCCGCCCCCGCGCCGCCGCGAAGCCGAAGACCGAGGCCGTGGCCCCGGCGGCACCCGTCGCCGAGTCCCCGGTGGAACCGGCGGACGCGGCGGCGGAGACCAAGCCCCGCCGTCGCCGGGCCCGTGCCGCCGTGAAGACGGAGGACGCCCCGGTGGCCGAGGCCGTGGCGGGTGAGGACGCGGCCCCCGCGAAGCCGCGCCGCCGCCGCAGCCGTACGACGGCCGCCGCCACGGAGTCGGCCGAGGCCTGA
- a CDS encoding alpha/beta fold hydrolase, whose product MSRPPTFTPPPCARARVLRTGRGDFAVLDAAPRTPPRATALLLPGYTGSKEDFIAMLEPLAGAGFRVVSADGRGQYETEGTGRQEDYAQKELAADVQAQAAALDAPGGVHLVGHSLGGQIARAAVLADASPFRSLTLMSSGPAEISPAQQEKVRLLGEVLATLTMEQVWRAMRALDPPEDADADGGEDMRRRWLRHDPAQLLATGAQLSAEPDRVDELAALALPVHVVSGGTDDVWPVPLLDSMARRLGARRTVIEGAEHSPNTARPAETAAALVSFWDDL is encoded by the coding sequence ATGAGCCGGCCTCCGACCTTCACCCCGCCGCCCTGCGCCCGTGCCCGCGTCCTGCGCACCGGGCGCGGGGACTTCGCCGTACTGGACGCCGCACCGCGTACCCCGCCGCGTGCCACCGCGCTGCTGCTGCCCGGTTACACCGGTAGCAAGGAGGACTTCATCGCGATGCTCGAACCGCTGGCCGGGGCCGGGTTCCGGGTGGTGTCGGCGGACGGCCGAGGACAGTACGAGACCGAGGGGACGGGCCGTCAGGAGGATTACGCCCAGAAGGAGTTGGCTGCCGACGTGCAGGCGCAGGCCGCCGCGCTCGACGCTCCCGGCGGTGTCCACCTGGTCGGGCACTCCCTCGGCGGCCAGATCGCCCGGGCCGCGGTGCTGGCCGACGCCTCGCCGTTCCGGTCGCTGACGCTGATGTCGTCGGGACCCGCCGAGATCTCCCCGGCGCAGCAGGAGAAGGTCCGGCTGCTCGGCGAGGTGCTGGCCACCCTGACCATGGAGCAGGTGTGGCGGGCGATGCGCGCCCTGGATCCTCCCGAGGACGCCGACGCCGACGGCGGTGAGGACATGCGCCGCCGCTGGCTGCGCCACGATCCGGCGCAGCTGCTCGCCACGGGGGCGCAGCTGTCGGCGGAACCGGACCGGGTCGACGAGCTCGCCGCGCTGGCGTTGCCGGTCCATGTGGTCTCGGGCGGGACCGACGATGTCTGGCCCGTGCCGCTGCTGGACTCGATGGCACGCCGGCTGGGCGCCCGCCGCACCGTGATCGAGGGCGCCGAGCACTCCCCGAACACGGCGCGGCCGGCCGAGACGGCGGCGGCGCTCGTCTCGTTCTGGGACGACCTCTGA
- a CDS encoding NYN domain-containing protein yields the protein MNGRDPQPDGGPGLREQLDRTNELLQRVLAEVSKTPSTHAIFVDAGYVYAAAGLLVTGTEDRRSFDLDAEGLIEAFIDKARTIFADSRLLRVYWYDGARRRIHTTEQQAIAELPDVKVRLGNLNANNQQKGVDSLIRSDLESLARHRAVSDAALVGGDEDLVSAVEAAQGYGARVHLWGIEAGEGRNQAEPLLWEVDSQRTFDLDFCRPYVTRRPVTMYEEDSPAPAREDVRFVGAQIAAGWLATRGRDALADLLPGRPYLPGSVDQDLLVEAERLLQRSLRGHAHLRRALRDGFWQHLQAQY from the coding sequence ATGAACGGGAGGGACCCGCAGCCGGACGGCGGGCCCGGCCTCCGCGAACAGCTGGACCGCACCAACGAGCTGCTCCAGCGGGTGCTCGCCGAGGTCTCGAAGACCCCTTCCACCCACGCGATCTTCGTGGACGCGGGCTATGTCTACGCCGCCGCCGGACTCCTCGTCACCGGCACCGAGGACCGCCGCTCCTTCGACCTCGACGCGGAAGGGCTGATCGAGGCGTTCATCGACAAGGCCCGCACCATCTTCGCGGACAGCAGACTGCTCCGCGTCTACTGGTACGACGGCGCCCGGCGCCGCATCCACACCACCGAGCAGCAGGCCATCGCCGAACTGCCCGACGTCAAGGTCAGACTGGGCAACCTCAACGCCAACAACCAGCAGAAGGGCGTCGACTCACTCATCCGCTCCGACCTCGAATCGCTCGCCCGGCACCGGGCCGTCAGCGACGCGGCCCTCGTCGGCGGCGACGAGGACCTGGTGTCGGCCGTGGAGGCGGCCCAGGGGTACGGCGCCCGCGTCCACCTCTGGGGCATCGAGGCGGGGGAGGGCCGCAACCAGGCCGAGCCGCTGCTCTGGGAGGTCGACAGCCAGCGCACCTTCGACCTCGACTTCTGCCGGCCGTACGTGACCCGGCGCCCCGTCACGATGTACGAGGAGGACAGCCCGGCCCCCGCACGCGAGGACGTGCGCTTCGTCGGTGCGCAGATCGCCGCCGGCTGGCTCGCCACCCGCGGCCGGGACGCCCTCGCCGACCTGCTGCCCGGCCGCCCCTACCTCCCCGGCTCCGTCGACCAGGACCTGCTCGTCGAGGCCGAGCGGCTGCTCCAGCGCTCCCTCCGCGGGCACGCCCACCTCCGGCGCGCGCTGCGCGACGGCTTCTGGCAGCACCTCCAGGCGCAGTACTGA
- a CDS encoding MarC family protein encodes MFDVAVFGSLFLTLFVIMDPPGITPIFLALTAGRPAKVQRRMAAQAVAVAFGVIAVFGVLGQQILDYLHVSVPALMIAGGLLLLLIALDLLTGKTDEPTQTKDVNVALVPLGMPLLAGPGAIVSVILAVQDADGVGGQISVWSAIVAMHLVLWLAMRYSLLIIRVIKDGGVVLVTRLAGMMLSAIAVQQIINGVTQVVQNA; translated from the coding sequence GTGTTCGACGTCGCTGTCTTCGGATCCCTCTTTCTCACCCTTTTTGTGATTATGGATCCGCCCGGAATCACCCCGATCTTCCTGGCCCTCACCGCGGGCCGCCCCGCCAAGGTGCAGCGCCGGATGGCCGCCCAGGCGGTCGCCGTGGCCTTCGGAGTCATCGCCGTCTTCGGCGTGCTCGGCCAGCAGATCCTCGACTACCTCCACGTCTCGGTCCCCGCCCTGATGATCGCGGGCGGGCTCCTCCTGCTGCTGATCGCGCTGGACCTGCTCACCGGGAAGACGGACGAGCCCACGCAGACCAAGGACGTCAACGTGGCCCTCGTACCGCTGGGGATGCCGCTGCTCGCAGGCCCCGGCGCGATCGTCTCGGTGATCCTCGCCGTGCAGGACGCCGACGGCGTGGGCGGCCAGATATCGGTCTGGTCGGCGATCGTCGCCATGCACCTGGTGCTCTGGCTCGCGATGCGTTACTCGCTGCTGATCATCCGGGTCATCAAGGACGGCGGAGTGGTCCTGGTGACCCGGCTCGCCGGCATGATGCTCTCCGCCATCGCGGTGCAGCAGATCATCAACGGGGTCACCCAGGTCGTCCAGAACGCCTGA
- a CDS encoding PHP domain-containing protein, translated as MRIDLHTHSTASDGTDTPARLVANAAAAGLDVVALTDHDTVGGHAEAVAALPEGLTLVTGAELSCRVDGIGVHMLAYLFDPAEPELARERELVRDDRVPRAKAMVRKLQELGVPVTWEQVARIAGDGSVGRPHVATALVELGVVGSVSDAFAPAWLGDGGRAYAGKHELDPFDAVRLVKAAGGVTVFAHPMAVKRGRVVPEAVIAGLAEAGLDGIEVDHMDHDEPARARLRALAAELDLLPTGSSDYHGTRKTVRLGEYTTDPEIYGEITRRATGAFPVPGAGGALQA; from the coding sequence GTGCGCATCGATCTGCACACCCACTCCACCGCGTCGGACGGCACGGACACCCCCGCCCGGCTGGTGGCGAACGCCGCCGCTGCGGGCCTCGACGTCGTCGCCCTCACCGACCACGACACCGTGGGCGGCCACGCGGAGGCGGTGGCGGCGCTGCCCGAGGGGCTGACCCTGGTCACCGGCGCCGAGCTGTCCTGCCGCGTCGACGGCATCGGCGTGCACATGCTGGCGTACCTCTTCGACCCCGCCGAGCCCGAACTGGCGCGGGAACGCGAACTGGTGCGGGACGACCGGGTGCCGCGCGCCAAGGCGATGGTGCGCAAGCTCCAGGAGCTCGGGGTCCCCGTCACCTGGGAGCAGGTCGCCCGGATCGCCGGGGACGGCTCGGTCGGCCGTCCGCACGTCGCCACCGCGCTGGTCGAGCTCGGGGTGGTCGGCTCGGTCTCCGACGCCTTCGCCCCGGCCTGGCTCGGCGACGGGGGCCGCGCCTACGCCGGGAAGCACGAACTCGACCCGTTCGACGCCGTCCGCCTGGTCAAGGCCGCGGGCGGAGTCACCGTCTTCGCCCACCCGATGGCCGTGAAGCGCGGCCGGGTGGTGCCCGAAGCCGTGATCGCGGGTCTGGCCGAGGCCGGCCTCGACGGCATCGAGGTCGACCACATGGACCACGACGAGCCGGCCCGGGCCCGCCTGCGCGCGCTCGCCGCCGAGCTGGACCTGCTGCCCACCGGTTCCAGCGACTACCACGGCACCCGTAAGACCGTCCGCCTCGGGGAGTACACCACCGACCCCGAGATCTACGGCGAGATCACCCGGCGCGCCACGGGAGCCTTCCCCGTGCCGGGCGCCGGTGGAGCCCTCCAGGCGTAA
- a CDS encoding DUF6758 family protein has protein sequence MRGEPSCPKCGGRVRAPGLFTDSWQCAAHGPVHPMQPVIPPSVESLGVVVHRSRVPVWMPWPLPVGWLLTGAAYAGDDRSGGRATAVACSGPGPLGGMGELVLVAEELGVGLGARYAGLDGPDPGTGLDVAGAPDAKVLAAGRPTPLWHVKDAPGDRAVFAGEARGLWLWAILWPEQSGLLMYDELVLTDLRDAGAEVDLVPCGALTPRLLSRP, from the coding sequence ATGAGGGGCGAACCCAGTTGCCCGAAGTGCGGAGGCCGGGTCAGGGCGCCCGGTCTCTTCACCGATTCCTGGCAGTGTGCCGCGCACGGCCCGGTCCACCCCATGCAGCCGGTGATCCCGCCGAGCGTGGAGTCGCTGGGCGTCGTGGTGCACCGCTCCAGGGTGCCGGTGTGGATGCCCTGGCCGCTCCCGGTGGGCTGGCTGCTCACCGGTGCGGCGTACGCGGGCGACGACCGCAGCGGCGGCCGTGCCACCGCCGTCGCCTGTTCCGGCCCCGGCCCGCTCGGCGGTATGGGCGAGCTGGTGCTGGTCGCCGAGGAACTCGGCGTCGGGCTCGGGGCGCGGTACGCCGGCCTCGACGGGCCCGACCCCGGTACCGGCCTGGACGTCGCCGGGGCGCCCGACGCCAAGGTGCTGGCCGCCGGGCGGCCCACCCCGCTGTGGCACGTCAAGGACGCCCCGGGCGACCGTGCGGTCTTCGCCGGCGAGGCGCGCGGACTGTGGCTCTGGGCGATCCTCTGGCCCGAGCAGTCCGGACTCCTGATGTACGACGAGCTGGTGCTGACCGATCTGCGGGACGCGGGCGCCGAGGTGGACCTCGTGCCCTGTGGGGCCCTCACCCCCCGGCTGCTCTCCCGGCCCTGA
- a CDS encoding suppressor of fused domain protein gives MGEILELVEARLRSALGEPDARAGVTFIGTDRIEVLRFADGDVVRYVTLGMSGQPMADPTSPLADPVKGPRAELVLSVRAGRADTDQVLRPLAVLAASPQVEGLVVAPGASLDLGQPLWPGAPFSSVLVAEPGGLVEDLELDGPMDPVRFLPLLPMTHNEAAWKRVRGAQELQERWLARGTDLRDPLRGSVPLD, from the coding sequence ATGGGAGAAATTCTTGAGCTGGTCGAGGCCCGGCTCCGCAGCGCCCTGGGCGAGCCGGACGCGCGGGCCGGGGTGACGTTCATCGGCACCGACCGCATCGAGGTGCTCCGCTTCGCCGACGGCGACGTGGTGCGCTACGTCACGCTCGGGATGTCCGGGCAGCCCATGGCCGACCCCACCTCCCCGCTGGCCGACCCGGTGAAGGGGCCCCGCGCCGAACTGGTCCTGTCCGTGCGGGCGGGACGCGCCGACACCGACCAGGTGCTGCGGCCCCTGGCCGTACTCGCCGCCTCGCCCCAGGTCGAGGGCCTGGTCGTCGCGCCGGGGGCCTCCCTCGACCTGGGACAGCCGCTCTGGCCCGGCGCGCCGTTCAGCTCCGTCCTGGTCGCCGAACCCGGCGGCCTCGTGGAGGACCTGGAGCTGGACGGGCCGATGGACCCGGTGCGCTTCCTGCCCCTGCTGCCGATGACGCACAACGAGGCCGCGTGGAAGCGCGTCCGGGGCGCCCAGGAACTCCAGGAGCGCTGGCTCGCGCGGGGCACCGACCTGCGCGACCCGCTGCGCGGCTCCGTACCGCTGGACTGA
- a CDS encoding magnesium and cobalt transport protein CorA, giving the protein MSMIRDLRAAVRPSLRKSSTPYSGYDTTRDPSASSAVVDCAVYRDGRRVTEAACLTPHEAMLRVREEGGFAWIGLHEPTEEEFAGIAREFGLHPLAVEDAVHAHQRPKLERYDETLFTVFKTIHYVEHAELTATSEVVETGEVMCFTGRDFVITVRHGGQGSLRGLRHRMQDDPELLAKGPSAVLHAIADHVVDGYIAVAGSVQDDIDEVEIDVFSTPAKGGRRGSDAGRIYQLKREVLEFKRAVSPLLRPMQLLSERPMRLIDPDIQKYFRDVADHLARVHEEVIGFDELLNSILQANLAQATVAQNEDMRKITSWAAIIAVPTMICGVYGMNFDHMPELRWTYGYPMVLGVIAVVCFSIHRSLKRNGWL; this is encoded by the coding sequence ATGTCGATGATCCGTGACCTGCGCGCCGCGGTGCGCCCGTCCCTGCGCAAGAGCAGCACCCCGTACAGCGGCTACGACACCACCCGCGATCCCTCCGCCTCCAGCGCCGTGGTGGACTGCGCTGTCTACCGGGACGGGCGCCGGGTCACCGAGGCCGCCTGCCTGACGCCGCACGAGGCGATGCTGCGGGTCCGGGAGGAGGGCGGTTTCGCCTGGATCGGCCTGCACGAGCCGACCGAGGAGGAATTCGCCGGTATCGCCCGCGAGTTCGGCCTCCACCCGCTCGCCGTCGAGGACGCCGTCCACGCCCACCAGCGGCCGAAGCTGGAGCGGTACGACGAGACGCTCTTCACGGTCTTCAAGACCATCCACTACGTCGAGCACGCCGAACTCACCGCCACCAGCGAGGTGGTGGAGACCGGTGAGGTGATGTGCTTCACCGGCCGGGACTTCGTCATCACGGTCCGGCACGGCGGCCAGGGGTCGCTGCGCGGGCTGCGCCACCGGATGCAGGACGATCCGGAGCTGCTCGCCAAAGGGCCCTCGGCCGTGCTGCACGCCATCGCGGACCATGTGGTCGACGGGTACATCGCGGTGGCCGGCTCGGTGCAGGACGACATCGACGAGGTGGAGATCGACGTCTTCTCCACCCCGGCGAAGGGCGGCCGCCGCGGGTCGGACGCCGGCCGGATCTACCAGCTCAAGCGTGAGGTGCTGGAGTTCAAGCGGGCCGTCTCACCGCTGCTGCGCCCGATGCAGCTGCTCAGTGAGCGGCCGATGAGGCTGATCGACCCCGACATCCAGAAGTATTTCCGCGACGTCGCCGACCACCTGGCCCGGGTGCACGAGGAGGTCATCGGCTTCGACGAGCTGCTGAACTCGATCCTCCAGGCCAATCTGGCGCAGGCGACGGTCGCCCAGAACGAGGACATGCGCAAGATCACGTCCTGGGCCGCGATCATCGCCGTACCCACGATGATCTGCGGGGTCTACGGCATGAACTTCGACCACATGCCCGAACTGCGCTGGACCTACGGCTATCCGATGGTCCTGGGTGTCATCGCCGTGGTCTGTTTCTCCATCCACCGCTCCCTCAAGCGCAACGGCTGGCTGTAG